From a single Stigmatopora argus isolate UIUO_Sarg chromosome 4, RoL_Sarg_1.0, whole genome shotgun sequence genomic region:
- the mex3a gene encoding RNA-binding protein MEX3A, translated as MPSLLVLAGIMEKNGGVGGVGVGGGGSGGGGSGGGGYGTDLAAFGGEAGPQDDDEDDSRALRVALGQLSLLGLGESEEGGGGGGGGGGGGGGGGGSVVLIGGGGAPNAGVQDRSNNNNNLHQHHHGPGGEGKNKLCGVGVGVGVGVGVGVGVGGGGALYDVSSGEPKGRGCNITECVPVPSSEHVAEIVGRQGCKIKALRAKTNTYIKTPVRGEEPVFLITGRKEDVALARREIISAAEHFSMLRASRNKLGVAFGGSPPAPLPGQTTIQVRVPYRVVGLVVGPKGSTIKRIQQQTCTYIVTPSRDRDPVFEITGSPGNAERAREEIEAHIAFRTGGLHEHNNENDCLGPEGGGAAESRLRQAWGLQRKPLGSSYRQNFCEALAGEGAYDEIGGGGSGEGLYDKLGGVGEGLYDKLGGGDGVYDKLGGGDGVYDKTAVGERLYDKSNDDDGLLYDKARPFFPADGWGQPPDYPKAMAFYGQQRSKSFGGLPLPLGGLSPETAAAVAMGRPASPRGQARRAHSEPASAGEGGFPGRLPAPDSPPSPSVRDCMTCFESKVTAALVPCGHNLFCMECAIRICELKHPECPVCRTRVSQAIRIFS; from the exons ATGCCGAGCCTGCTGGTGCTGGCGGGGATCATGGAGAAAAACGGCGGCGTCGGGGGCGTCGGCGTCgggggcggcggcagcggcggcggcggcagcggagGCGGCGGCTACGGAACCGACCTGGCCGCCTTCGGGGGCGAGGCGGGGCCCCaggacgacgacgaggacgactCGCGCGCCCTCAGGGTCGCGCTCGGGCAGCTGTCGCTCTTGGGGCTCGGTGAGAGCGAGgaaggtggtggtggtggtggaggtggaggaggtggaggtggtggaggaggagggagcGTCGTCCTCATCGGCGGTGGAGGAGCGCCCAACGCCGGGGTCCAGGACCGgagcaacaataacaacaacctCCACCAGCACCATCATGGCCCGGGCGGGGAAGGCAAGAACAAGTTGTGCGGTGTCGGCGTCGGCGTCGGTGTCGGAGTCGGAGTCGGAGTCGGAGTCGGAGGAGGCGGCGCCCTTTACGACGTCTCGTCCGGGGAACCCAAAGGACGCGGCTGCAACATCACCGAATGCGTCCCGGTGCCCAGCTCCGAGCATGTGGCCGAGATCGTGGGCAGGCAAG gttGCAAAATCAAAGCCTTGCGCGCCAAAACCAACACGTACATCAAGACCCCCGTGCGAGGCGAGGAGCCCGTCTTTCTGATCACGGGGCGCAAGGAGGACGTGGCGCTGGCCCGCCGCGAGATCATCTCGGCGGCCGAGCACTTCTCCATGCTACGGGCCTCGCGCAACAAACTGGGCGTGGCCTTCGGCGGCTCGCCGCCGGCCCCGTTGCCGGGCCAGACCACCATCCAGGTGCGGGTTCCCTACCGGGTGGTGGGCCTGGTGGTGGGCCCCAAGGGCTCCACCATCAAGCGCATCCAGCAGCAGACCTGCACCTACATCGTCACTCCCAGCCGGGACCGGGACCCGGTCTTCGAGATCACCGGCTCGCCGGGCAACGCCGAGCGTGCCCGCGAGGAGATCGAGGCGCACATCGCCTTCCGCACGGGGGGCCTGCACGAGCACAACAACGAGAACGACTGCCTGGGGCCCGAGGGCGGGGGGGCCGCCGAGAGCCGGTTGCGCCAGGCCTGGGGGCTCCAGAGGAAACCGTTGGGGAGCAGCTACCGCCAGAACTTTTGCGAGGCCCTGGCGGGCGAGGGCGCCTACGACGAGATCGGGGGCGGCGGGAGCGGCGAGGGGCTCTACGATAAGCTGGGCGGCGTCGGCGAGGGGCTCTACGACAAactcggcggcggcgacggcgtctACGACAAGctgggcggcggcgacggcgtctACGACAAGACCGCCGTGGGCGAGAGGCTCTACGACAAGTCCAACGACGACGATGGCCTCCTCTACGACAAGGCCCGCCCCTTCTTCCCCGCCGACGGCTGGGGCCAGCCCCCCGACTACCCCAAGGCCATGGCCTTCTACGGCCAGCAGCGTTCCAAGAGCTTCGGGGGGCTCCCGCTGCCCCTGGGCGGGCTTTCGCCcgagacggcggcggcggtggccatGGGCCGGCCCGCCTCGCCGCGGGGCCAGGCCCGCCGCGCCCACAGCGAGCCGGCCTCGGCCGGCGAGGGCGGCTTCCCCGGCCGTCTCCCGGCCCCCGACTCGCCGCCTTCGCCGTCCGTGCGCGACTGCATGACCTGCTTCGAGAGCAAAGTGACGGCGGCGCTGGTGCCGTGCGGCCACAACCTCTTCTGCATGGAGTGCGCCATCCGCATCTGCGAGCTCAAGCACCCCGAGTGCCCCGTGTGCCGCACGCGGGTGTCACAGGCCATCCGAATATTCTCCTAA